The following nucleotide sequence is from Cucumis melo cultivar AY chromosome 1, USDA_Cmelo_AY_1.0, whole genome shotgun sequence.
ATAAGAGAAGCCATTAACAGACGCGGATTCTTTGAATATCGTAGGAAGCTCTCCCTGTTCCTTTCAATCTTTCTTCGCcaattccctcttcttctttGACACTTcttccttttaatttttttttccttcaatttcaatccctttttcttatttcatttcatcttcttctataAATCtgtatatattctttttaacatcatttagaattttcttttctcttctgtATACTTCGGTGCCGATTCCACTACTTTCCGAGGGACAAAAGTTTCGCGTCTCTCTGAAACTTGATTTTTATTCGAGTTTAGAGCTGGGTTTTTCATTTACTGATCTGGGTTTATTGATTTGGCTTGTGGGTCATTGAGGAAATTTGTTGTTTATTGTCTGTTTCTTTAATCTCTTATTGTATAAAATTGTTCGATTCTTGCTGTTTCTGTTTAGTTTGATACCGAATTTATAGACTGTACAGTTTCCCGGGGAATTTCAAAGCTGTTTGTTTTTTGATCGTGTAAAGTTGTTTTTTTCCCGTGGGTTGGGTATTGGATTAGCGAGGGAATTAGTTGGATCGGAGGGTGATTTGATTGTAGTGGTATTGGTATTTGATTTGAAGAACTTGATTATTGGAGTGCGACTGCGATCTGAGTTGGAGAGGGAAGTAATTTGCTGTGCCCTAGAAGATGGGAGTTCCGACGATTGCTTTATACGCTGGTCCACCGAGCAGTATTTGCTCTACACATCCTTGCCAGATCAATGCTCATTCGTCTTTCGATTTCGAAATTGGTTCTCGATCTTCATCAGCGTCGTCAACAGCGTCGACTTCTCAGAAGCCGGTGGCTGGTGGACTTTCGTGTCTCTTTTCCGCTTCACCTGTACGTCATGTCTCGTCGACGACGAGCTTTTCCGGTTGTGGAGAGGAATTGGGATCGTTGTGGCATGATAGAGGGGAGGAATTGAGTAGCTCATTTCGATATTCTTCGAGCAAATATTTAGGGTCTTCATTGGCAAGGGATTCTAGCCCGGTATCAGTGTTCCAGGGACCGGTTTCGTGCTGTAGTAGCGGAGTTGGTTCGTCGGCAAAAAGCCCTCCGATTTCGATTTCTAGAGAGAAGAGTGGGGAATCTAATTTCCAGAGCTCGATTGGAGTTGGGTCGAATGGATTCTTCAATGGGTTCTTGAGGAATGCTTCAGGATCATATGTGGATGTTCATAGAAATGCTCTTGATGTGAGTTCATCGGCTGTGCTCATGGATGAGTTGACTTTCAATTTGGAAGATGGGTTTGGGGAGTGTACCTCAGAGCCATATGCAAAGGATATGCTTCTTGGTGCACAAATTAGGCATAAGATCTTTCTTGATGAATTTGTGATCAAGGCATTTTACGAAGCTGAAAAGGCACATAGAGGACAAGTATGAGTTCAACCTCATGATTTTTTCCTCTGTTTTAATCCGTGGCATTATTGAAGATGACTAAACCAGTATTCTTTCTTTTCAGATGCGAGCCAGTGGAGATCCATATTTACAACATTGTGTGGAAACAGCGATGCTTCTTGCTACAATCGGTGCAAATTCCACGGTGGTCGCCGCGGGGCTTCTACACGATGCGCTTGATGATTCTTTCATGTGTTATGACTACATTTTAGGGTCAGTTGGAGCTGGGGTTGCTGATTTAGTTGAAGAGGTGAGGATACTTTTTCTTGCTTGATTGATGAGGCACTCACCGATGAGGGTTGATTGTATTTAATGTGTCTGAGATCTGGATCTGTAACCACACGTGGAGTTTGTTTTGTGACTTTAACTTTTATTGGAGCATGTGGTGAAATGAAATCCTTATAGTTACATTGTCGATCTCTCTGCCCTTTGTACAAGAATTGATCTCAGATACTTTTGCCTGCTGGATGCAGTCTTTTGATCTTCTAGTTTTGCTTTTCTCTTACAGTTCTATACTTTAATTAATTTGCTTTACATCCTTGTCATGACCTCAAACTTTTTGTATCCTAATTTTCTTCCTGCAACGGTTTTAGGTGTCTCAACTTAGTCATTTGAGCAAGCTTGCACGCGAGAACAATACAGCCAACAAAACCGTTGAGGCAGATCGCTTGCATACCATGTTCCTTGCCATGGCAGACACTAGGGCCGTTCTTGTGAAATTGGCCGATCGTCTGCATAATATGATGACACTAGATGCATTGCCATTGGCCAAACGACTAAGATTTGCCAAGGAAACTATGGAAATTTTTGTACCATTGGCCAATCGCTTGG
It contains:
- the LOC103500690 gene encoding probable GTP diphosphokinase RSH2, chloroplastic, coding for MGVPTIALYAGPPSSICSTHPCQINAHSSFDFEIGSRSSSASSTASTSQKPVAGGLSCLFSASPVRHVSSTTSFSGCGEELGSLWHDRGEELSSSFRYSSSKYLGSSLARDSSPVSVFQGPVSCCSSGVGSSAKSPPISISREKSGESNFQSSIGVGSNGFFNGFLRNASGSYVDVHRNALDVSSSAVLMDELTFNLEDGFGECTSEPYAKDMLLGAQIRHKIFLDEFVIKAFYEAEKAHRGQMRASGDPYLQHCVETAMLLATIGANSTVVAAGLLHDALDDSFMCYDYILGSVGAGVADLVEEVSQLSHLSKLARENNTANKTVEADRLHTMFLAMADTRAVLVKLADRLHNMMTLDALPLAKRLRFAKETMEIFVPLANRLGILSWKEQLENLCFKHLHPEEHKELSSKLVDSFDSERITSAIEKLDQALKNEGISYHLLSGRNKSLYSIYLKMLRKKLTMDEIHDIHGIRLIVKNEEDCQKALRIVHQLWSEVPGRCKDYISRPKFNGYRSLHTVVMGEDMAHLEVQIRTKEMHLQAEFGIAAHWRYKEGDSEYSPFVVQMVEWARWVVTWQCLSMSKDGSSVDCADSIRPPCKFPSHSEGCPYSYKTQCDGQDGPVFVITIENDKMSVQEFPANSTITNLMERCGRGSARWTSHGFPMKEDLRPRINHKQVNDPTCKLKMGDVVELTPTIPDKSLTEYREEIQRMYDRGITVSNPGPSPVAPNIVGFWS